In the Pyrococcus kukulkanii genome, one interval contains:
- a CDS encoding IS1/IS1595 family N-terminal zinc-binding domain-containing protein, which yields MTGVITNDVIARKLFLPDPEECYRIIRQTRWPKGVTCPYCGSKEVQKNGHTPKGAQKYHCKNCGKYFNDLTGTIFDHHKLPINEAFYIIWSMPHKSTKLIAEELNRDYQAVLNFVHKVQKTAGKSKIRLEDVIEIDEVYPHAGSKGFKNSRKERQLER from the coding sequence ATGACCGGGGTAATTACAAACGATGTTATCGCTCGAAAATTATTCCTGCCAGACCCAGAAGAATGTTACAGAATAATCAGACAAACACGCTGGCCGAAAGGAGTAACCTGCCCATACTGCGGCAGTAAAGAAGTCCAGAAAAACGGACACACACCAAAAGGAGCCCAAAAATACCACTGCAAAAACTGCGGGAAATACTTCAACGACTTAACCGGCACAATATTCGACCACCACAAACTCCCAATCAACGAAGCCTTTTACATAATCTGGTCAATGCCACACAAAAGCACCAAACTCATCGCTGAAGAACTCAACAGGGACTACCAAGCAGTCCTAAATTTTGTCCACAAAGTGCAGAAAACAGCCGGAAAATCCAAAATCAGGCTGGAAGACGTTATCGAAATTGACGAAGTTTACCCGCACGCTGGCAGTAAAGGCTTTAAAAACTCTCGGAAGGAGAGGCAGTTAGAACGTTAG